From a region of the Candidatus Azobacteroides pseudotrichonymphae genomovar. CFP2 genome:
- a CDS encoding LL-diaminopimelate aminotransferase: MVRINEHYIEISNSYLFAEIAERVNEYKQNNKNREVISLGIGDVTQAIAPAVVEAIHKATNEMACTKTLRGYAPYEGYDFLIQAILKNDFTDKGISIEADEIFVNDGAKSDTGNIGDILGQDNHIAITDPAYPVYVDTNRMAGRTIELLPCTPENYFVPNFPRKTADVIYLCYPNNPTGIALNAAQLKNWVDYALTNKSLILFDAAYEAYISQQDVPHSIYEISDAKKVAIEFRSFSKTAGFTGLRAGYTIVPKELIIQTSKGKMLSLNAMWRRRQSTKFNGTAYIVQRGAEAVYSIEGQKQIRKAIDYYRGNALTIKEGLESLGVTTYGGINAPYIWVKTPNNLTSWEFFDLLLNKIQVIGTPGDGFGQAGKGFFRFTAFGNKEDTLEAVLRMKKLLEFH, translated from the coding sequence ATGGTACGAATAAATGAACACTATATTGAAATCAGCAACAGTTATTTATTTGCTGAAATAGCAGAGAGGGTGAATGAATACAAGCAAAATAATAAGAATAGGGAAGTTATTAGTTTGGGGATAGGAGATGTAACTCAAGCAATAGCTCCAGCTGTAGTTGAAGCTATTCATAAGGCGACCAATGAAATGGCATGTACAAAAACTTTACGAGGATATGCTCCCTACGAAGGATATGATTTCCTTATTCAAGCTATTCTGAAAAACGACTTTACGGATAAAGGTATTTCTATTGAAGCTGATGAAATATTTGTTAATGACGGAGCAAAGAGCGATACAGGGAATATTGGAGACATTTTGGGACAAGACAATCATATTGCAATTACCGATCCGGCTTATCCAGTGTATGTGGATACTAATAGGATGGCAGGTAGAACAATAGAATTACTCCCATGTACACCTGAGAATTATTTTGTTCCTAATTTCCCCAGAAAAACAGCAGATGTAATTTATCTATGTTATCCAAATAATCCTACAGGAATAGCTTTGAATGCAGCCCAATTAAAAAATTGGGTAGATTATGCTTTGACAAATAAGTCTTTGATCCTTTTTGATGCTGCATACGAGGCTTATATTTCTCAGCAAGATGTTCCACATAGTATTTATGAAATATCTGATGCAAAGAAAGTAGCTATAGAGTTTCGTAGCTTTTCCAAAACGGCTGGGTTTACAGGGCTGCGTGCGGGCTATACTATCGTTCCAAAAGAATTAATTATTCAAACATCTAAAGGAAAAATGCTTTCTCTGAATGCTATGTGGAGGCGTAGACAATCTACTAAATTCAATGGTACAGCTTATATTGTTCAACGTGGGGCAGAAGCTGTTTATTCTATAGAGGGTCAAAAACAAATTCGTAAAGCAATAGATTATTATAGGGGAAATGCTTTAACTATTAAAGAAGGCTTGGAATCATTGGGTGTAACTACTTATGGTGGAATAAATGCTCCTTATATCTGGGTAAAAACGCCAAATAATCTGACTTCGTGGGAGTTTTTTGATTTATTACTTAATAAGATACAAGTAATAGGAACACCAGGAGATGGATTCGGACAAGCAGGCAAAGGTTTTTTTCGTTTCACTGCTTTTGGTAATAAAGAAGATACTTTAGAGGCAGTATTGCGCATGAAAAAATTATTGGAGTTTCACTGA
- the purB gene encoding adenylosuccinate lyase produces MRLNTLTAISPIDGRYRSKTASLSAFFSEYALIRYRVYVEVEYFISLCEIPLLQLKGVNLSALYNSLRDIYRFFSIKDAESIKQIERTINHDVKSVEYFLKKRFDELSLGDYKEFVHFGLTSQDINNTAVPLSIKHALENDYVPMLKQLLNMLQQHIIEWENISMLARTHGQPASPTRLGKEVQVFVSRLKQQLKLLRDIPISAKFGGATGNYNAHVIAYPQIDWKKFGDDFICKKIGLVREEYTTQVSNYDNLSALLDALKRINTVLLDLSRDFWLYISMEYFKQKIVKDEIGSSAMPHKVNPIDFENAEGNLGIANTLLEHLSAKLPISRLQRDLTDSTVLRNIGVPFAHISIAFQSLQKGLNKLVLNRDAIKKDLENAWAVVAEGIQTILRREGYSEPYEMLKSLTRTNEQITEKSIQVFIDTLNIDESIKKELRSITPHSYTGI; encoded by the coding sequence ATGCGTTTAAATACACTTACAGCTATTTCTCCTATTGACGGTAGATATCGAAGTAAGACAGCGTCGCTTTCTGCTTTCTTCTCCGAATATGCATTGATCAGATACAGAGTATATGTAGAAGTTGAATATTTCATTTCTTTATGTGAAATCCCACTTCTTCAATTGAAGGGGGTAAACTTGTCTGCTTTGTATAACTCTTTAAGAGACATTTATCGTTTTTTTTCTATAAAAGATGCAGAAAGTATAAAGCAGATAGAACGAACTATCAACCATGATGTAAAGTCAGTTGAATATTTCCTTAAAAAAAGATTTGATGAACTAAGTTTGGGGGATTACAAAGAATTTGTTCATTTTGGATTGACTTCTCAGGATATCAATAATACAGCTGTTCCTTTGTCAATCAAACATGCATTGGAAAATGATTATGTCCCAATGTTGAAACAATTGCTTAATATGTTACAACAACATATAATAGAATGGGAAAATATATCGATGTTAGCGAGAACGCATGGACAGCCGGCATCTCCTACTCGTTTAGGTAAAGAAGTTCAAGTTTTTGTTAGCCGTTTAAAACAACAATTGAAATTATTACGAGATATTCCTATCTCGGCTAAATTTGGTGGAGCAACGGGTAATTACAATGCACATGTGATTGCTTACCCACAAATTGATTGGAAAAAATTTGGAGATGATTTTATATGTAAAAAAATCGGATTGGTCCGGGAAGAATATACTACGCAAGTATCGAACTACGACAATCTATCAGCTTTATTAGATGCTTTGAAACGTATTAATACTGTTTTATTGGATTTGTCCAGAGATTTTTGGTTATATATTTCAATGGAATATTTCAAACAAAAAATAGTAAAAGACGAAATAGGTTCTTCTGCAATGCCTCACAAGGTGAATCCGATTGATTTTGAAAATGCTGAAGGGAATTTAGGTATTGCTAATACTCTTTTGGAACATTTATCAGCTAAACTGCCAATTTCCCGTTTACAGCGAGATTTGACTGATTCTACTGTTTTGAGAAACATAGGAGTACCGTTTGCTCATATTTCTATTGCTTTCCAAAGCTTGCAAAAGGGATTAAATAAACTTGTCCTCAACAGGGATGCTATAAAAAAAGATTTAGAAAATGCTTGGGCTGTAGTAGCTGAAGGTATTCAAACTATTTTGAGAAGAGAAGGATATTCAGAACCTTATGAAATGTTAAAATCATTAACCCGTACTAATGAACAAATCACAGAGAAGTCAATTCAGGTTTTCATAGATACTCTCAATATAGATGAGTCCATCAAAAAAGAATTACGATCGATTACACCTCATAGTTATACAGGCATATAA
- the asnS gene encoding asparagine--tRNA ligase: MKMKRARIVDLLSTPDFNRKVCVKGWVRTRRGNKNISFIELNDGSTVHGIQIVVNVVKLGEDSLKSITTGACIAINGLLVKSKGEGQKVEIQADEIEIYGIADPSVYPLQKKWHSLEFLREIAYLRPRTNTFGCILRIRHHLAYAIHKYFNKQGFFYFHTPIITSSDAEGAGSMFQITDLDIANCPKTKDGEVDYTRDFFGCSTNLTVSGQLEGELGALALGGIYTFGPIFRAEKSNTPRHLAEFWMIEPEIAFYDINDNMDLAEDFLKYIISYAMKYCKDDIEFLNNTYNNELIEHLNFVLSNRFVRLAYSEGIRILEQSNEEFEFPIYWGIDLQSEHERYLVEKYFKCPVIMTNYPKDIKSFYMKQNDDGRTVRGMDVLFPRIGEIIGGSERESDHQKLLKRIKELNMSMDNLWWYLDTRRFGTAPHSGFGLGFERLVLFVTGMQNIRDVIPFPRTPKNAEF; this comes from the coding sequence ATGAAAATGAAAAGGGCGAGAATAGTAGACTTATTGAGTACACCTGATTTTAACAGAAAGGTATGTGTAAAGGGGTGGGTACGAACTCGTCGAGGAAATAAAAATATCTCTTTCATAGAGTTGAACGATGGCTCTACTGTTCATGGTATTCAAATTGTAGTAAACGTTGTAAAGTTAGGAGAGGACTCTCTGAAATCTATTACTACGGGAGCCTGTATTGCTATAAATGGTTTGTTAGTGAAATCGAAAGGGGAAGGTCAAAAAGTTGAAATTCAAGCTGATGAAATTGAAATTTACGGAATAGCAGACCCTAGTGTTTATCCTTTGCAGAAAAAATGGCATTCACTGGAATTTTTAAGGGAGATCGCATATTTACGTCCTCGTACAAACACTTTTGGATGTATTTTGCGGATTCGTCATCATTTGGCATACGCTATTCATAAATATTTTAATAAACAAGGTTTTTTCTATTTCCATACACCAATAATAACGAGTTCTGATGCAGAGGGAGCAGGTTCTATGTTTCAAATAACCGATCTGGATATTGCTAACTGTCCGAAAACAAAAGATGGGGAAGTGGATTATACACGAGATTTTTTTGGATGTTCGACCAATTTAACTGTTTCTGGACAATTAGAGGGGGAATTGGGAGCTTTAGCATTAGGTGGAATTTATACTTTTGGTCCTATCTTTCGAGCCGAAAAATCTAATACTCCTCGTCATTTAGCGGAATTTTGGATGATTGAACCAGAGATAGCCTTTTATGATATCAATGACAATATGGATTTAGCAGAAGATTTTTTGAAATATATTATTTCATATGCAATGAAATATTGCAAGGATGATATAGAATTTTTAAACAATACATACAATAATGAATTAATTGAGCATTTGAATTTTGTACTTAGTAATAGATTTGTTAGACTGGCTTATTCCGAAGGAATAAGAATCCTTGAGCAAAGTAATGAGGAATTTGAATTTCCTATCTATTGGGGTATTGATTTACAATCAGAACATGAACGCTATTTAGTAGAAAAATATTTTAAGTGTCCAGTAATTATGACTAATTATCCAAAGGATATTAAATCGTTTTATATGAAACAGAACGATGATGGAAGAACCGTACGAGGGATGGATGTTTTATTTCCAAGAATTGGAGAAATTATTGGTGGTTCAGAACGAGAATCAGATCATCAAAAATTACTGAAACGTATAAAGGAACTAAATATGTCTATGGATAATTTATGGTGGTATTTGGATACACGCCGTTTTGGGACAGCTCCTCATTCCGGATTTGGCTTAGGTTTTGAAAGATTAGTTTTGTTTGTCACAGGCATGCAAAATATTCGTGACGTAATACCTTTCCCACGCACACCTAAAAATGCAGAATTTTAG
- the leuB gene encoding 3-isopropylmalate dehydrogenase — protein sequence MKLKIAVLPGDGIGGEITKQALEVAKTVCKKFRHELSYKEALIGATAIEAVGNPYPDATHVLCMESDAVLFGAIGHPKYDNDPTSKIRPEQGLLAMRKQLGLYANIRPVTIFSSLIHRSPLRASLVKDTDFMCIRELTGGIYFGRPQGRSEDSTTAYDTCVYTSKEIERIVHLAYRYALQRKKKLTIVDKANVLATSRLWRQVAQQIEKEYPEVETEYMFVDNAAMQIIQVPKRFDVIVTENMFGDILTDEASVITGSLGMLPSASIGTHTSVFEPIHGSYPQAAGKDIANPLASILSVALMFEYAFSLHEEGKLIREAVNASIIAGVVTEDIATSIRSSYKTSEVGQWIVDYISKRLIAL from the coding sequence ATGAAACTAAAGATTGCCGTTTTACCTGGTGATGGTATTGGAGGTGAAATTACAAAACAAGCTCTTGAAGTAGCTAAAACGGTTTGTAAAAAATTTAGGCATGAATTAAGCTATAAAGAAGCATTGATAGGTGCTACTGCCATTGAAGCTGTTGGAAATCCTTATCCGGATGCAACTCATGTTCTCTGTATGGAATCAGATGCAGTTCTTTTTGGTGCTATTGGACATCCTAAATATGACAATGATCCGACATCCAAAATACGTCCTGAACAAGGACTTTTAGCTATGCGTAAGCAGTTAGGATTGTATGCCAATATTCGTCCAGTAACAATTTTTTCTTCTTTGATACATAGATCTCCACTTCGTGCTAGTTTGGTAAAGGATACCGATTTTATGTGCATTCGAGAATTAACAGGAGGCATTTATTTTGGTCGCCCACAAGGAAGAAGTGAAGACAGCACAACAGCTTACGATACTTGTGTTTACACAAGTAAAGAGATCGAACGTATTGTTCATCTAGCTTATAGGTATGCCTTGCAGCGGAAAAAGAAATTAACTATTGTAGATAAAGCTAATGTTTTAGCGACTTCTCGTCTATGGAGACAGGTTGCACAACAAATAGAAAAAGAGTATCCAGAAGTTGAAACTGAATATATGTTTGTGGATAATGCCGCTATGCAAATTATACAAGTGCCAAAACGTTTTGATGTAATAGTTACAGAAAATATGTTTGGAGACATTCTTACTGATGAAGCTTCTGTCATTACTGGGTCATTGGGAATGTTGCCTTCTGCATCTATAGGGACACATACGTCCGTTTTTGAGCCTATTCATGGTTCTTATCCACAAGCAGCTGGAAAAGATATAGCTAATCCCTTAGCATCTATTCTTTCTGTTGCATTAATGTTTGAATATGCTTTTTCCCTTCATGAAGAAGGAAAATTAATCCGTGAAGCAGTGAATGCTTCAATAATTGCAGGAGTAGTAACAGAAGATATAGCAACAAGTATAAGAAGTTCATATAAAACGTCGGAAGTGGGACAATGGATTGTGGATTATATCTCTAAAAGATTAATTGCCTTATGA
- a CDS encoding phosphoribosylaminoimidazolesuccinocarboxamide synthase, translated as MNYLTTTNYCFPCQTHLYHGKVRDVYTVGSDMLVIIATDRISAFDVVLSRGIPYKGQVLNQIAAKFLDSTSDILPNWKLAEPDPMVTIGLLCEPFKVEMVIRGYLTGSAWRKYKEGERTLCAVTLPEGMKENEKFPNPIITPTTKAYKGHDENISKEEIIERFLVSKEDYEQLEYYTRALFQRGTEIASSKGLILVDTKYEFGKKDGRIYLIDEIHTPDSSRYFYSEDYQERFEKGEGQKQLSKEFVRQWLMKQNFQGKEGQIVPEMTPEYCQIVSERYIELYETIVGEQFIRASTSNISARIKKNIETYLMNKEQVKWNNMV; from the coding sequence ATGAACTATTTGACAACTACTAATTATTGCTTTCCATGTCAAACTCATCTTTACCATGGGAAGGTGCGAGATGTATACACAGTTGGGAGTGATATGCTAGTGATTATAGCTACTGATCGTATCTCGGCTTTTGATGTTGTTCTCTCACGAGGAATCCCTTATAAGGGACAAGTTTTAAATCAAATTGCAGCAAAATTTTTAGATTCAACATCCGATATTCTTCCTAATTGGAAATTAGCAGAGCCAGACCCGATGGTTACAATAGGGCTGTTATGTGAACCCTTTAAAGTGGAAATGGTAATCCGAGGTTATCTGACTGGTAGTGCATGGAGGAAATATAAAGAAGGAGAAAGAACTTTATGTGCAGTTACTTTACCTGAAGGTATGAAGGAAAATGAAAAATTTCCCAATCCAATTATTACTCCGACTACCAAAGCGTACAAAGGGCATGATGAGAATATTTCTAAAGAAGAGATCATTGAGAGGTTTTTAGTTAGCAAAGAAGACTATGAACAACTGGAGTATTATACACGAGCTCTGTTTCAAAGAGGGACCGAAATTGCCTCTTCCAAAGGATTGATTTTAGTAGATACTAAATATGAATTCGGCAAAAAAGATGGAAGAATATATTTAATAGATGAGATTCATACACCTGACTCTTCTCGCTATTTTTATTCAGAAGATTATCAAGAACGATTTGAAAAAGGAGAGGGACAAAAACAACTTTCCAAAGAATTTGTTCGACAATGGTTGATGAAGCAAAATTTTCAAGGAAAAGAAGGACAAATTGTTCCAGAAATGACTCCTGAATATTGTCAAATTGTATCGGAAAGATATATAGAGTTGTATGAAACAATTGTAGGAGAGCAATTTATAAGAGCGAGTACTAGTAATATTTCTGCTCGCATTAAAAAAAATATAGAAACTTATTTAATGAACAAAGAACAAGTAAAATGGAACAATATGGTTTAA
- a CDS encoding shikimate dehydrogenase family protein, with protein sequence MEQYGLIGYPLRHSFSMGFFNDKFKSENIDARYINFEISTVKEFRNIIKENPDLKGLNVTIPYKEQVIPYLNRLHEDAKQIGAVNVIKIERGRKKICLIGFNSDIVGFKESIRALLQPHHKLALVLGTGGAAKAVFYSLKQLGLIPTYVSRRKKLRNILTYKELTAEIISFHTIIVNCTPVGMYPLMDDCPKIPYEFLDDKHLLYDLLYNPDETLFMKLGKERNATVKNGLEMLLLQAVASWDFWHGNEQ encoded by the coding sequence ATGGAACAATATGGTTTAATAGGTTATCCATTACGTCATTCTTTTTCTATGGGGTTTTTTAATGACAAATTCAAATCTGAAAATATTGATGCCAGATACATAAATTTCGAAATTTCTACTGTTAAAGAGTTTAGAAATATTATCAAAGAAAACCCAGACTTAAAAGGACTAAACGTAACTATCCCATATAAAGAACAGGTTATTCCCTATTTGAATCGATTACATGAAGATGCTAAACAAATTGGAGCAGTCAATGTAATAAAAATAGAAAGGGGGAGAAAGAAAATTTGCTTGATAGGATTTAATTCTGATATTGTCGGTTTTAAGGAGTCCATTCGCGCATTATTACAACCCCATCACAAATTAGCATTAGTCTTAGGGACAGGAGGGGCAGCTAAAGCAGTTTTTTATAGCTTAAAGCAGTTGGGACTTATACCTACATATGTGTCCCGTAGAAAAAAACTGAGAAATATATTAACCTATAAAGAATTAACTGCTGAAATAATAAGTTTTCATACAATTATTGTCAACTGTACACCTGTTGGGATGTATCCACTTATGGATGATTGTCCAAAAATTCCTTATGAATTTTTGGACGATAAACATTTATTATACGATTTGCTTTACAATCCTGATGAAACGCTATTTATGAAATTAGGTAAAGAACGAAATGCAACCGTTAAAAACGGTTTAGAAATGTTACTGTTACAGGCTGTTGCAAGTTGGGATTTTTGGCACGGAAATGAACAATAA
- the guaA gene encoding glutamine-hydrolyzing GMP synthase, whose translation MEKIVILDFGSQTTQLIGRRLRELNVYCEIIPYNKFYPKDNLVIGVILSGSPFSVKDMKAFKTDLSFIRGKYPLLGICYGAQYLVHVSGGKVDKGDTREYGRAMLTSIKKVDPLMKNIADYSQVWMSHGDTITYMPKHFTVIASTENVQCAAYHIEGEKTWGVQFHPEVSHTEIGMRILDNFLTICNAKRDWTSTNFINSTIHQLQAHLGNDKVILALSGGVDSSVSAVLINKAIGNNLTCIFIDNGLLRKNEFDKVLKGYEHLGLNIVGIDAKDYFYRELAGVKGPEKKRKIIGKGFIYIFEQEAKKLKDIQWLAQGTIYPDIIESLSITGTTIKSHHNVGGLPEKMNLKLVEPLRLLFKDEVRYVGRELGMEEHLIMRHPFPGPGLGIRILGEITPEKVRILQEADNIFVSRLYEWNLYSYVWQAGVVLLPIKSVGVMGDERTYENAVVLRAVTSTDAMTADWARLPYDFLAKISNEIINKVKGVNRVVYDISSKPPSTIEWE comes from the coding sequence ATGGAAAAAATCGTTATTCTTGATTTTGGATCGCAGACTACCCAATTAATAGGTCGCCGATTACGAGAATTAAATGTCTATTGTGAAATAATACCATATAACAAATTCTATCCCAAAGATAATCTTGTAATTGGAGTGATTTTATCAGGGAGTCCTTTTTCTGTAAAGGATATGAAAGCATTCAAAACTGATTTATCTTTTATTAGAGGGAAATATCCGTTATTGGGTATTTGTTATGGAGCACAATATTTAGTGCATGTTTCTGGCGGGAAAGTAGACAAAGGAGATACTCGCGAATATGGTCGTGCCATGTTGACATCAATAAAGAAGGTAGATCCCTTGATGAAGAATATTGCGGATTACTCACAAGTTTGGATGTCACATGGAGATACGATAACATATATGCCAAAGCATTTTACAGTTATTGCAAGTACAGAAAATGTACAGTGTGCTGCTTATCATATTGAAGGAGAGAAAACATGGGGAGTTCAATTTCATCCTGAAGTTTCTCATACTGAAATAGGAATGAGAATCTTGGATAATTTCCTCACTATTTGCAATGCAAAAAGAGACTGGACATCAACAAATTTTATTAATTCTACTATACATCAGTTACAAGCACATTTGGGTAACGACAAAGTAATTTTAGCTCTTTCGGGAGGGGTAGATTCATCAGTAAGTGCAGTTTTAATAAACAAAGCTATTGGAAACAATCTTACTTGCATTTTTATAGACAATGGACTTTTGAGAAAAAATGAATTTGATAAAGTTTTAAAAGGTTACGAACATTTAGGATTAAATATAGTAGGAATTGACGCTAAAGACTATTTTTACAGAGAACTTGCTGGTGTAAAAGGGCCAGAAAAAAAACGGAAAATTATAGGGAAGGGATTTATATATATTTTCGAACAGGAGGCAAAAAAACTAAAAGATATTCAATGGTTAGCTCAAGGTACAATTTATCCTGACATTATAGAATCGCTTTCTATTACGGGAACAACTATTAAGTCTCATCATAATGTGGGAGGACTACCTGAAAAAATGAATCTTAAATTAGTTGAACCACTTCGCCTTTTATTTAAGGATGAGGTACGCTATGTCGGTCGTGAATTGGGAATGGAAGAACATTTGATAATGCGACATCCTTTCCCTGGTCCAGGGTTAGGGATTCGTATTTTAGGAGAAATTACACCAGAGAAAGTACGAATCTTACAAGAAGCTGATAATATTTTTGTTTCTAGACTTTATGAGTGGAATCTATATAGTTATGTTTGGCAAGCAGGAGTCGTATTACTACCCATAAAGTCAGTTGGAGTAATGGGAGATGAAAGGACCTATGAAAATGCTGTTGTTCTGAGAGCAGTTACTTCAACGGATGCAATGACTGCTGATTGGGCACGTTTACCTTATGATTTTTTGGCAAAAATATCCAATGAAATAATTAATAAAGTAAAAGGAGTAAATCGAGTAGTTTATGATATCAGCTCCAAACCACCTTCAACTATTGAATGGGAGTAG